Part of the Desulfobacterales bacterium genome is shown below.
AAGGTGACTCAAGAGTTGTCGGAATGCCTGCAACCAATGATTCAACTTCTGCCCAAGAACTATCGCGAGGCAGTCACTTTGGCAGAATTGAAAGGATTGAGGCAGAAGGAAGTCGCCCAGGTTCAGAGCATTTCGGCTTCGGGCGCCAAATCCCGAGTCCAACGGGGCCGAGCCCTCTTGAAAGAAATGCTGGCTGAGTGTTGCCGGCTTGATTTCGACCATCGTGGTCGAATTAGTGGGTACGAACGAAAAGACGGAATTTGTGATGGTTGTTGCTGATATTTTGCGTCCTTTTTGATGTTTCCTCGTCTATAAGTGTGAGCATTAATCATTAACCCTATAGAGGAGGTGCAAATGGACAAAAGTAAGAATGACGAAATTCGCAGTGCTGTTCGAGAAAACTACGGAAAGGTAGCTGCATCGGGAAGCGCCGGTTGCGGTTGCTCACCCTCATCCTGTTGTGGAACACTCAATGGCCTGACGGCAGCGGATATTTCGCTTGGCTTGGGTTACTCCGGCGAGGACGTGACTGCCGTGCCGGAAGGGGCGAACATGGGCCTTGGGTGCGGCAATCCGCAGGCCATCGCTTCCTTACAAACCGGCGAAGTTGTGCTGGACTTGGGCAGCGGAGGAGGATTCGATTGTTTCCTGGCGGCGCGGGTTGTTGGGGACAAGGGAGTTGTTATCGGTGTTGATATGACAGCGGAGATGATCACCAAATCCCGCCGTAACGCTGAACAAGCCGGTTTCGAGAACGTCGATTTTCGCCTGGGAGAGTTGGAAAACCTGCCAGTTGCCGATGGAATTATCGATGTCATCATTTCCAACTGTGTGATCAACCTTTCTCCAGAGAAAGAAAGGGTATTCCGTGAGGCATTCCGCGTATTAAAACAAGGTGGGCGGCTGGCGATTTCCGATGTTGTTGCCACCGCTGAGATTCCGGACGACGTAAAGAAAGATATGGCAATGTATACTGGTTGTATCACGGGCGCATCTTATATTTCGGAACTCGAATCTATGTTGCAGCAAGCTGGCTTTGAGAACATCCGGATCAGGCCAAAAGATGAAAGTAAAGCCTTTATCCGTGATTGGGCACCCGGAAGTAAGGTTGAGGATTATGTTGTTTCGGCAACTGTTGAGGCAGTAAAGCC
Proteins encoded:
- a CDS encoding arsenite methyltransferase; the protein is MDKSKNDEIRSAVRENYGKVAASGSAGCGCSPSSCCGTLNGLTAADISLGLGYSGEDVTAVPEGANMGLGCGNPQAIASLQTGEVVLDLGSGGGFDCFLAARVVGDKGVVIGVDMTAEMITKSRRNAEQAGFENVDFRLGELENLPVADGIIDVIISNCVINLSPEKERVFREAFRVLKQGGRLAISDVVATAEIPDDVKKDMAMYTGCITGASYISELESMLQQAGFENIRIRPKDESKAFIRDWAPGSKVEDYVVSATVEAVKP
- the sigZ gene encoding RNA polymerase sigma factor SigZ, with product MDISEKVWLEYHSNLRTFIKRRISNDAATDDILQNVFLKMHFGLASLKDETKLKSWLYQIARNAIIDYFRSQKPTVDIPEWLSQPETDPSEKVTQELSECLQPMIQLLPKNYREAVTLAELKGLRQKEVAQVQSISASGAKSRVQRGRALLKEMLAECCRLDFDHRGRISGYERKDGICDGCC